A window of Ardenticatena maritima contains these coding sequences:
- a CDS encoding carboxypeptidase-like regulatory domain-containing protein, whose product MNRKVSRFSIQACNQRSPSFWLAALLVLTLALVGCSNRAQPSPPTPTRELAQLPTPRPTFTPINPQTPPSITISPPTLMPGAMLRIQGSGFGASEVVEIQIQPPDGTGAQIVLAGTDNQGNFLITHTLGEDAPLGTYQAVALGKQSALQATTTFAVNFEPTPTPIVVQIETLLATATPETGETPFPLYRLTSTLGGIDCTYYGFFGTVQNADGSPRAGVNVLVFREGSSESQMAVTNDAGFWEVVVARSQEDVAPGLWHLVIVEQSVRASDEIALDMPASCEEGRPNKFKVDWQRVADE is encoded by the coding sequence ATGAATCGCAAAGTATCCCGGTTTTCAATTCAAGCCTGCAATCAGCGGTCGCCCTCTTTCTGGCTTGCCGCCCTGCTTGTGCTCACACTTGCACTGGTGGGATGCAGCAACCGCGCCCAACCATCCCCCCCCACGCCTACCCGCGAACTCGCACAACTGCCAACGCCGCGCCCCACATTCACGCCCATCAATCCGCAAACACCGCCTTCCATCACCATCAGCCCGCCCACCCTCATGCCGGGCGCGATGCTCCGCATTCAAGGGAGCGGTTTTGGCGCTTCCGAAGTCGTCGAAATCCAGATTCAACCCCCTGATGGGACGGGAGCGCAAATTGTGCTAGCCGGCACCGACAATCAAGGGAATTTTTTGATTACGCACACCTTGGGGGAAGATGCACCGCTGGGGACGTACCAGGCGGTCGCCCTCGGCAAGCAAAGCGCGCTGCAAGCCACAACAACTTTTGCTGTGAACTTTGAACCCACGCCAACCCCCATCGTTGTCCAAATAGAGACCCTCCTTGCCACCGCCACCCCTGAAACAGGCGAAACGCCCTTCCCCCTCTATCGGCTTACGAGCACGTTGGGGGGCATTGATTGCACATATTACGGATTCTTTGGTACAGTACAGAATGCCGATGGTTCCCCGCGTGCTGGCGTGAACGTGCTGGTTTTTCGTGAAGGCTCATCGGAAAGCCAAATGGCGGTCACCAATGATGCGGGGTTCTGGGAAGTGGTTGTCGCACGCTCGCAAGAAGACGTCGCACCGGGCTTGTGGCACCTGGTCATCGTGGAGCAATCCGTGCGCGCCAGTGATGAAATCGCGCTTGATATGCCCGCCTCCTGTGAGGAAGGGCGTCCCAATAAATTCAAAGTTGACTGGCAACGTGTAGCAGACGAATAA
- a CDS encoding GGDEF domain-containing response regulator, giving the protein MSSPTASRTILVVEDDPFYRRMIEHILSQHGYTVALAASTNEAWEIVQHDETVQMVVTDWVMPEHDGLELIRRLRTLDRQFYVILLTIKDNVEDVLEGLAAGADDYLTKPFTREDLLLRLRVGEHLLAYEQQLRHSLALLSQLKQTNLQTGLLNRYGWFLRAKAELNRLHRQKGHAALFLLALDDAEHITATFDQKTEERLIQHVAHILEQQKREYDILGHWDETSFALFLPETTEQVVRAIAERIRRACADTPLQLEDGNALQVALSLGITTTQWSHTYRLERLLHDAQLALSEARLAGRYQMRMYSRDGYATD; this is encoded by the coding sequence ATGTCTTCCCCCACTGCATCTCGCACCATTCTGGTTGTCGAAGATGACCCTTTCTATCGCCGTATGATTGAACACATTCTCAGCCAACACGGCTACACGGTTGCCCTTGCCGCAAGCACCAATGAAGCGTGGGAAATCGTCCAACATGATGAAACGGTGCAAATGGTTGTCACCGACTGGGTAATGCCCGAACACGATGGGTTAGAACTCATCCGACGCCTGCGAACGCTTGACCGTCAATTTTATGTCATCTTGCTCACTATCAAAGACAATGTAGAAGACGTGTTGGAAGGGCTCGCCGCAGGTGCTGACGATTACCTGACCAAACCTTTCACCAGAGAAGACCTGCTTTTGCGTCTGCGTGTTGGCGAACATCTGCTCGCCTATGAACAACAACTCCGCCACTCTCTCGCCCTGTTGTCACAACTCAAACAAACCAACCTGCAAACCGGGCTTCTCAATCGCTATGGGTGGTTTTTACGCGCCAAAGCCGAACTGAATCGCTTGCATCGCCAAAAAGGGCATGCGGCGCTTTTCTTGCTGGCATTGGACGACGCCGAACACATCACTGCTACGTTCGACCAGAAAACAGAAGAACGCCTGATCCAGCACGTCGCCCACATTTTGGAACAGCAAAAACGCGAATACGACATCCTCGGGCATTGGGATGAAACATCTTTCGCGCTCTTCTTGCCCGAAACCACAGAGCAGGTTGTGCGCGCTATTGCCGAACGCATACGCCGCGCCTGCGCCGATACCCCTCTCCAACTTGAAGATGGCAATGCCCTGCAAGTCGCCCTTTCCCTGGGCATCACAACCACCCAATGGAGCCACACCTATCGCCTGGAACGCCTTCTCCACGACGCCCAACTGGCGCTTTCTGAAGCCCGCCTGGCAGGGCGCTATCAAATGCGGATGTATTCGCGAGATGGCTACGCCACTGATTGA
- a CDS encoding hybrid sensor histidine kinase/response regulator, whose protein sequence is MRYFLIITSSAALNEIVASLSPELRLMAHIITPDALPSWNEQHLPRLILLDGNTLTHAEVERLCSILPPQVETVIAATPERVRTLAPLAARHHLAVIPVSAPQDLEAYLRRMATPPTFLQPLLEAPPDDIEQIATETLKALHAMLGLRAGLIAEKQERALSIIGAFPNELYPLEGLSITLSSSDWIAAPQWIAPKDIIFLDDEALPFQASIRTFQEHAPFLVLPITSGDENVLGALILAFDQPAETLPPSNTIQTIADTTLSVIRMALALREQERSLIREHRQRQKQYERQSALAQLELAISQPHQLQELLERVVELIEQLLPATGGASVLLWNEEQQAYRIAASSVPGQPPDEALKYIRRSRGATRWIIDNAKPLAMPDIRQDPFGANPLLERYGLRAYVGVPLIAEGRVLGVLYALDRYERYYTSTDIEFLQALATRIAIAIVNVELYERLQQAYEEVAARSAELERANEELRIAKEAAEAANRAKSIFLANMSHEIRTPLNAIIGLTDLLREANLPPPLDDYVNIIKKSGQTLLDIINDLLDFSKIEAGRLELETIPFNLLTTMEEALLLVAPKADEKQLHLNLSIEPGTPLDVQGDMVRFKQILVNLLSNAVKFTEEGEVFVRAHTLEVMDDEAIIEIAVQDTGIGIPESVIETIFKPFEQADVSITRKYGGTGLGLALTARLVEMMGGTIWVQSQEGHGSTFFFTVRLKVPANARVLRPFAPLPQLQNRRALLIEPHSRTRTILETWLRRWGMEVEAYSPTSPEIWDMATETDIALIGVHGKDEINMVRLARQLREKAPDIRLIAMSNHRNRSFLLETRLFDTFLLRPIRVEALQDALISAFSDSHAQPAPVTLPPKISLANAPVRILLVDDNLINQKVALHLLKQLGLEADVASNGEEAVQKALANPYDIIFMDIQMPVMDGIQATRQIRARLPKEQQPWIIAMTAYALRGDRERFLQSGMDDYLAKPVQLQELAAALERALPHLHSAEHREEYASLSSHPTLPEYNYAALEALRSEVQDSDGTILNELIDIFLENTPRLLEQLRAAAQEGDARRMHIVAHTLKSSAAHLGATRLQEACRALDDEARHGTVTNPVEKVQEIEEAFFEARKFLRKEQKRLQQSRPSTDTSTE, encoded by the coding sequence ATGCGTTACTTTCTGATCATCACATCATCCGCCGCTCTCAACGAAATCGTTGCTTCGCTCTCACCTGAGTTGCGCCTGATGGCACACATCATCACACCCGACGCGCTTCCCTCATGGAATGAGCAGCATCTCCCGCGGCTGATTCTGCTGGACGGCAATACCCTGACTCATGCAGAGGTAGAACGCCTTTGCTCGATTCTCCCGCCGCAGGTGGAAACCGTTATTGCAGCAACACCAGAACGCGTGCGCACCCTTGCCCCGCTTGCAGCACGCCACCATTTGGCCGTCATACCTGTGAGCGCCCCGCAAGACCTGGAAGCGTATTTGCGGCGTATGGCAACACCCCCAACATTTCTCCAACCCCTGCTCGAGGCGCCCCCTGATGATATTGAGCAAATTGCCACGGAAACCTTGAAAGCGTTGCACGCCATGCTTGGCCTTCGCGCCGGGCTTATTGCGGAAAAACAAGAGCGCGCCCTTTCAATCATTGGTGCATTTCCCAACGAGTTGTACCCATTAGAAGGCCTGAGCATCACCCTCTCCTCATCTGATTGGATTGCAGCGCCACAATGGATAGCGCCCAAAGACATCATCTTTCTCGATGACGAAGCCCTCCCCTTTCAAGCCAGCATACGCACTTTTCAGGAGCACGCGCCATTTTTGGTACTCCCAATCACCAGCGGCGATGAAAACGTGCTTGGCGCTCTCATTCTGGCGTTCGACCAACCAGCAGAGACGCTTCCACCCAGCAACACCATCCAAACCATCGCCGATACTACACTCAGCGTCATACGTATGGCGCTCGCGCTCCGCGAGCAAGAGCGTTCACTCATCAGGGAACACCGTCAACGCCAAAAACAGTACGAACGTCAATCCGCTCTGGCGCAATTGGAACTCGCTATCAGCCAACCACATCAATTGCAAGAACTCCTTGAGCGTGTGGTTGAACTGATCGAACAACTGCTCCCAGCAACTGGTGGAGCCAGCGTTCTCCTCTGGAATGAAGAGCAACAAGCCTATCGCATTGCCGCTTCATCCGTGCCTGGTCAACCCCCTGACGAAGCGCTGAAATACATTCGTCGGAGCCGCGGCGCCACACGCTGGATTATTGACAACGCCAAACCGCTTGCCATGCCTGACATTCGTCAAGACCCCTTCGGAGCCAATCCGCTGCTGGAACGATACGGGTTGCGCGCCTATGTTGGTGTCCCGTTGATTGCTGAAGGGCGGGTACTTGGCGTGCTCTATGCACTTGATCGCTACGAGCGCTATTACACCAGCACCGACATAGAGTTTTTGCAAGCATTGGCGACACGTATTGCCATCGCAATTGTCAATGTAGAACTATACGAGCGCCTGCAACAAGCCTATGAGGAAGTCGCCGCGCGAAGCGCCGAACTGGAACGCGCCAATGAAGAATTGCGGATTGCCAAAGAAGCCGCTGAAGCCGCCAACCGCGCCAAATCCATCTTCCTTGCGAATATGAGCCACGAAATTCGCACCCCCCTGAACGCCATCATTGGGCTGACCGATTTACTACGCGAAGCCAATCTCCCCCCACCACTCGACGATTATGTCAACATCATCAAAAAAAGCGGGCAAACGCTGCTCGACATCATCAACGACTTGCTTGACTTTTCCAAAATCGAAGCCGGACGCCTCGAACTGGAAACAATTCCCTTCAACCTTCTCACCACAATGGAAGAAGCCCTCTTGCTGGTTGCCCCCAAAGCCGATGAAAAACAATTACACCTGAATCTCTCTATTGAACCCGGCACGCCGCTCGACGTGCAAGGCGACATGGTGCGCTTCAAACAGATTCTCGTCAATCTCCTTTCCAACGCTGTCAAATTTACCGAAGAAGGCGAGGTGTTTGTACGCGCCCATACGCTGGAAGTCATGGATGACGAAGCCATTATTGAAATCGCGGTTCAAGATACCGGCATAGGTATTCCGGAAAGCGTCATCGAGACAATTTTCAAACCCTTTGAGCAAGCCGATGTATCCATTACGCGCAAATATGGGGGCACGGGACTGGGTTTGGCACTCACCGCACGCCTTGTCGAAATGATGGGAGGCACAATTTGGGTGCAAAGCCAGGAAGGGCATGGCTCCACATTCTTCTTCACAGTGCGCTTGAAAGTGCCTGCAAACGCACGTGTGTTGCGCCCCTTCGCTCCGCTCCCACAACTCCAGAACCGGCGTGCGCTCCTCATCGAACCGCACAGCCGCACCCGCACCATTCTGGAAACTTGGTTGCGCCGTTGGGGAATGGAGGTGGAAGCCTATTCGCCGACATCGCCAGAGATTTGGGATATGGCGACAGAGACTGACATTGCCCTCATTGGTGTTCACGGAAAAGATGAAATCAACATGGTGCGCCTGGCGCGTCAATTGCGTGAAAAAGCCCCAGATATCCGGCTGATTGCGATGAGCAACCACCGCAACCGTTCCTTCCTGCTCGAAACGCGGCTATTTGACACATTCTTACTCCGCCCGATCCGCGTTGAAGCCCTTCAAGATGCGCTCATTTCTGCTTTCAGCGATTCCCACGCCCAACCCGCTCCTGTTACGCTTCCCCCGAAAATTTCTCTTGCCAATGCACCTGTGCGCATCTTGCTCGTAGACGACAACCTCATCAACCAAAAAGTGGCGCTCCACTTGCTCAAGCAACTGGGGCTCGAAGCAGACGTTGCCTCAAACGGTGAAGAAGCCGTACAAAAAGCACTGGCCAATCCCTACGACATCATTTTTATGGACATCCAGATGCCCGTTATGGACGGGATACAAGCCACTCGACAAATCCGCGCACGTCTACCGAAAGAACAACAACCGTGGATTATCGCGATGACGGCTTACGCCCTGCGCGGCGATCGCGAGCGTTTTTTGCAAAGCGGTATGGACGACTATTTGGCGAAGCCGGTGCAGCTCCAGGAACTGGCGGCGGCGCTTGAGCGTGCTCTGCCCCATCTCCATTCTGCAGAACATCGTGAAGAATATGCTTCGCTATCCTCACACCCCACTCTGCCGGAGTATAACTATGCGGCGCTTGAAGCCTTGCGCTCGGAAGTTCAGGATTCAGACGGGACAATCCTCAACGAGTTGATCGACATTTTCCTGGAAAACACGCCGCGCCTGCTCGAACAATTGCGTGCAGCCGCGCAAGAAGGCGATGCGCGCCGCATGCACATCGTCGCCCACACACTGAAATCAAGCGCCGCTCATCTTGGTGCAACACGCTTGCAAGAAGCATGCCGTGCTTTGGATGATGAAGCACGCCACGGAACAGTCACGAATCCCGTGGAAAAGGTTCAAGAAATTGAAGAGGCCTTTTTTGAAGCCCGCAAATTCTTGCGCAAAGAACAAAAACGGCTCCAACAATCGCGCCCCTCAACCGACACATCCACGGAATAA
- a CDS encoding NAD+ synthase: MRRIRLALAQLNMTVGDLEGNAKKIKAAIVRARAQHADVVLFPELAVSGYPPEDLLLKPDFIDANRRALDDIRKETDDIVAIVGFPSADDYDIYNAAAVLQNGRLVGEYRKHYLPNYSVFDENRYFGEGQESPVFDFGGDIVGVSICEDIWYPSGPPQWQALAGGAELLVNLSASPYYRGKPHERARMLATRAADNVAVVAYCNLVGGQDELVFDGGSMVFAPDGHMLARAPLGEETLLVVDVSLDEVFRKRLHDPRRRKDVELAKHFGRIVPRLEGEPLRGVSAREETEPREALVAPYPDDLEEVYRMLVLGIRDYVHKNGFEKVVVGLSGGIDSALTATLAVDALGPDNVVGVRMPSRFSSEGSLRDAEELAVNLGIRLLTISIEPPFEGYLEALKEVFAGREFDVTEENIQARIRGNYLMALSNKFGWLVLSTGNKSESAVGYATLYGDMAGGFAPLKDVYKTLVYALATWRNTLPDGPVIPHNTIVKPPSAELRPGQQDTDSLPPYEVLDAILRLYIEEDYSPTDIVAQGFDPTTVERVIRMVDRSEYKRRQAAPGVKITPRAFGKDRRLPITNRYRSRA, from the coding sequence ATGCGGCGCATTCGCTTGGCGTTGGCGCAGTTGAACATGACGGTGGGCGACCTTGAAGGAAATGCGAAGAAAATCAAAGCGGCGATTGTGCGCGCACGGGCGCAACACGCCGATGTGGTGCTCTTTCCGGAGTTGGCTGTTTCGGGCTACCCGCCTGAAGATTTGCTGCTCAAGCCAGATTTTATTGACGCAAACCGTCGTGCGCTGGATGACATTCGCAAAGAAACCGATGATATTGTGGCGATTGTGGGGTTTCCCAGCGCCGATGATTACGACATTTACAACGCTGCCGCGGTGTTGCAAAATGGGCGTCTGGTGGGGGAATATCGCAAGCATTATCTCCCCAATTACAGCGTGTTTGATGAAAACCGCTACTTTGGCGAAGGGCAGGAAAGCCCGGTGTTTGATTTTGGGGGGGATATTGTTGGTGTGAGCATTTGCGAGGATATCTGGTATCCTTCGGGACCGCCTCAGTGGCAGGCGTTGGCGGGCGGTGCCGAGTTGTTGGTCAACCTTTCGGCGTCGCCTTACTACCGCGGGAAGCCGCATGAACGCGCGCGGATGTTGGCCACGCGGGCGGCGGACAACGTTGCAGTTGTGGCCTATTGCAACCTGGTGGGTGGGCAGGATGAGTTGGTCTTTGATGGCGGGAGCATGGTGTTTGCGCCGGATGGGCATATGCTGGCGCGTGCGCCTTTGGGCGAGGAGACCTTGTTGGTTGTGGATGTGAGCCTGGATGAAGTATTCCGCAAGCGATTGCACGACCCACGCCGCCGCAAAGATGTGGAATTGGCGAAGCACTTTGGGCGGATCGTGCCGCGCCTGGAAGGCGAACCGTTGCGCGGCGTCTCAGCGCGTGAAGAGACGGAGCCGCGGGAAGCCCTTGTTGCGCCGTATCCGGATGACCTGGAAGAAGTCTATCGCATGTTGGTGTTGGGCATTCGCGATTACGTGCACAAAAACGGATTTGAAAAGGTGGTGGTGGGGCTGAGCGGTGGCATTGACAGCGCCCTGACGGCAACGCTTGCTGTGGATGCGTTGGGTCCTGATAACGTGGTGGGCGTGCGTATGCCGTCGCGCTTTTCATCCGAAGGCAGTTTGCGCGATGCGGAAGAGTTAGCGGTGAATTTGGGCATTCGTTTGCTGACGATTTCAATCGAACCGCCGTTTGAGGGGTATTTGGAAGCGCTGAAAGAGGTGTTTGCGGGGCGTGAATTCGACGTGACCGAGGAAAATATCCAGGCGCGTATTCGTGGGAATTACTTGATGGCGCTCTCCAACAAGTTTGGATGGCTGGTCCTCAGTACCGGCAACAAGAGCGAGTCGGCGGTTGGGTATGCAACGTTGTATGGCGATATGGCGGGTGGGTTTGCACCCTTGAAGGATGTGTACAAGACGCTGGTGTATGCACTGGCAACGTGGCGCAACACCTTGCCGGATGGTCCTGTGATTCCGCACAACACAATTGTCAAGCCGCCAAGTGCCGAACTGCGCCCAGGGCAGCAGGATACGGATTCGCTTCCGCCATACGAAGTGCTGGATGCGATTTTGCGGCTTTACATTGAAGAAGATTACAGCCCGACGGATATTGTTGCGCAGGGATTTGACCCCACAACCGTAGAGCGTGTGATTCGCATGGTTGACCGCAGCGAGTATAAACGGCGACAGGCGGCGCCAGGGGTCAAGATTACGCCACGCGCATTTGGGAAAGACCGCCGCTTGCCTATTACCAATCGGTATCGCAGCCGCGCATAA
- a CDS encoding ribonuclease HII, which yields MDKTQLPTLHYERLFWSQGKRYVAGCDEAGRGCWAGPVMVAAVVLPADVTMANVLRAAGVRDSKLLTPAQREALVPLIEEVALATAVASASPAEIDRLGIAPATRLAIRRALEQLPLAPQALLLDAFPLPESPLPQEALVRGDSLSISIAAASILAKVARDRLMEAYDTDYPGYGFARHKGYGTAEHRAALQRLGPTPLHRHTWKPIRALFDTTE from the coding sequence ATGGACAAAACACAATTGCCTACACTGCACTACGAACGCCTGTTTTGGTCGCAGGGCAAGCGCTATGTGGCGGGGTGTGATGAGGCGGGGCGCGGCTGCTGGGCGGGTCCCGTGATGGTGGCGGCGGTGGTGCTCCCTGCTGATGTGACGATGGCGAATGTGTTGCGCGCCGCCGGCGTTCGCGATAGCAAGTTGCTCACACCGGCGCAGCGCGAAGCGTTGGTGCCGTTGATTGAAGAAGTGGCACTGGCGACGGCGGTCGCTTCGGCTTCGCCCGCGGAGATTGACAGATTGGGGATTGCACCAGCCACACGTTTAGCCATTCGGCGGGCGCTTGAACAATTGCCGCTGGCACCCCAGGCATTGTTGCTGGATGCCTTTCCTCTGCCGGAGTCTCCGCTGCCGCAGGAAGCCCTGGTGCGGGGAGACTCGCTTTCGATTTCGATTGCCGCCGCGAGCATTCTCGCCAAGGTTGCCCGCGACCGTTTGATGGAAGCCTACGATACCGACTATCCGGGGTATGGATTTGCTCGACATAAAGGGTATGGTACGGCGGAACACCGTGCCGCCTTGCAGCGGTTGGGTCCCACACCGTTGCACCGTCATACCTGGAAGCCCATTCGGGCGTTATTCGACACCACAGAATGA